The following are encoded together in the Blautia obeum ATCC 29174 genome:
- a CDS encoding LacI family DNA-binding transcriptional regulator, whose protein sequence is MDKSTKKRATITQVAKHAGVSVGTVSNYLNGTAGVSHDRAARIQQAIDVLDYIPDTLASSLRRKDSTAIHVLTPHLDSAFYTNTISALMHDAYEAGYTVHISGYEYSSEIERQQLRALESSKPGTSIIIFNGFDDLTEIKRLAKKQIHVIMADRREIPGYTSSVIFDNRRVPFEIICLLKNRNYKRIGLFTEPTKLQNIRERVEGFLEAMKYFGYPDPEKNIYSRPDLSLDKLKNSYLYMMEILESSKREELPDAWLATSDYLAFGMMRAINEKGYSIPEDFAIVGYDNIEISGYVNPRLTTVEQDQKLFGRTLWSVITEYNKTGKYQSIELPQKIKMRGSC, encoded by the coding sequence ATGGATAAATCTACGAAGAAAAGAGCCACAATTACACAGGTGGCAAAACATGCAGGTGTATCTGTTGGGACGGTTTCGAATTATTTAAACGGTACGGCAGGTGTGTCGCACGACAGGGCAGCGCGGATACAGCAGGCAATTGATGTGTTGGATTATATCCCGGATACTCTGGCGAGTTCCCTTCGAAGAAAGGACAGCACAGCGATACATGTTTTAACACCGCATCTGGATAGTGCTTTTTATACAAATACGATCAGTGCACTGATGCACGATGCATATGAGGCTGGGTACACCGTTCATATCTCTGGTTATGAATATTCGTCAGAGATAGAAAGGCAGCAGCTGAGAGCACTGGAGAGCAGCAAACCAGGCACATCAATCATTATTTTTAATGGGTTTGATGATCTCACAGAGATTAAACGGCTGGCGAAGAAACAAATACATGTGATTATGGCAGACAGGCGAGAGATACCGGGTTATACATCAAGTGTTATATTTGATAATCGTCGGGTACCATTTGAAATAATATGTCTGTTAAAAAACAGAAATTACAAACGAATAGGACTTTTTACAGAACCTACAAAACTTCAAAATATCCGTGAAAGAGTAGAGGGATTTCTGGAAGCAATGAAATATTTTGGATATCCGGATCCGGAAAAAAATATTTATTCCCGCCCAGATCTTTCGCTGGATAAATTGAAAAACAGTTATCTTTATATGATGGAGATTCTTGAGTCATCAAAGCGCGAAGAACTTCCGGATGCCTGGCTGGCAACTTCGGATTATCTGGCATTTGGTATGATGAGGGCCATCAATGAGAAGGGATATTCCATACCGGAAGATTTTGCTATTGTCGGTTATGATAATATTGAAATATCGGGATATGTCAATCCGAGACTTACAACTGTGGAACAGGATCAGAAATTATTCGGAAGAACTTTATGGTCAGTAATTACAGAATACAATAAGACCGGAAAATATCAGAGTATAGAATTACCGCAGAAAATAAAGATGAGAGGATCTTGCTAA
- a CDS encoding ABC transporter substrate-binding protein: MKKRMLVIAAAVTATMMMTCPVMADDFKVGICNYVDDASLNQIVDNIQSRLEEIGEEKGVTFDVSYDNCNADASVMEQIISDFQADNVDLMVGVATPVAMRMQSATEGTDTPVVFSAVSDPVGSGLVDSLEAPGANITGTSDYLDTSSIMKLIQAQNPDVKKIGLLYDVGQDSSTTAIQEAKDYLDEQGIEYVERTGTTTDEVQLAAEALIADGVDAVFTPTDNTIMTAELSIYEKFIEAGIPHYTGADSFALNGAFVGYGVDYANLGQKTADMIADILVDGAKPSETAVETFDNGTATVNTETCEALGLDFDTVKKAFEPLCTQVNEITTAESFDDVEAK; this comes from the coding sequence ATGAAAAAAAGAATGTTAGTAATCGCAGCAGCAGTAACAGCAACTATGATGATGACCTGTCCGGTAATGGCAGATGATTTTAAAGTAGGTATCTGTAATTATGTGGATGATGCTTCCTTAAATCAGATTGTAGATAATATTCAGTCCCGCCTGGAAGAAATCGGTGAAGAAAAAGGGGTTACATTTGACGTATCTTATGATAACTGTAATGCAGATGCCAGCGTTATGGAACAGATCATTTCTGATTTTCAGGCTGACAATGTAGATCTGATGGTAGGCGTGGCTACACCGGTGGCAATGCGTATGCAGTCTGCAACAGAAGGAACTGACACACCGGTTGTTTTCTCCGCAGTATCTGATCCGGTTGGTTCCGGACTTGTAGATTCTCTGGAAGCTCCTGGTGCAAACATCACAGGAACCAGTGATTATCTGGATACTTCTTCTATTATGAAACTGATCCAGGCGCAGAACCCGGATGTAAAAAAAATCGGTCTTCTGTATGATGTTGGACAGGATTCATCCACAACAGCGATCCAGGAAGCAAAAGATTACCTGGATGAACAGGGAATTGAATATGTAGAGCGTACCGGAACGACAACAGACGAAGTACAGCTTGCAGCAGAAGCACTGATTGCTGATGGCGTAGATGCCGTATTTACACCTACTGACAATACGATCATGACAGCAGAACTTTCTATTTATGAGAAATTCATCGAAGCCGGAATTCCGCACTATACAGGAGCTGACTCCTTTGCGCTGAACGGAGCATTTGTGGGATATGGTGTTGACTATGCGAATCTTGGACAGAAAACAGCTGATATGATTGCTGATATTCTGGTAGATGGAGCAAAACCATCAGAAACTGCAGTTGAAACATTTGACAATGGTACTGCAACAGTAAACACAGAAACATGTGAAGCTCTCGGTCTTGATTTTGATACTGTAAAGAAAGCATTTGAGCCTCTCTGCACACAGGTAAATGAAATCACAACTGCTGAAAGCTTTGATGATGTAGAAGCAAAATAA
- the pta gene encoding phosphate acetyltransferase: MGFVDLLKERAKKSIKTIVLPETEDMRTIEATDKILKEGVAKIILIGNEEEINKKAAEGGFDISGATIVDPETSDRTQAYIDKFVELRAKKGMTPEKAKEILHTQYPYYGVMMVKMGDADGMVSGACHSTADTLRPCLQILKTKPGTKLVSAFFLIVVPDCEYGANGAFVFADSGLNQNPTPEELSAIAASSAESFQLLVQEEPVVAMLSHSTKGSAKHPDVDKMVEATRIAKEEHPELKLDGEFQLDAAIVPSVGASKAPGSEVAGKANVLVFPDLDAGNIGYKLAQRLGKAEAYGPVTQGIAKPVNDLSRGCSADDIVGVVAITAVQCQAEDK; the protein is encoded by the coding sequence ATGGGATTTGTTGATTTACTCAAAGAAAGAGCAAAAAAAAGCATCAAAACTATCGTACTGCCAGAGACAGAGGATATGAGAACTATCGAGGCAACAGATAAGATTCTGAAAGAGGGAGTTGCTAAGATTATCCTCATCGGTAACGAAGAAGAAATCAATAAGAAAGCTGCAGAAGGCGGATTCGATATCTCCGGAGCAACCATCGTTGATCCTGAGACATCTGACAGAACTCAGGCATACATTGATAAATTTGTAGAACTGAGAGCTAAAAAAGGTATGACACCTGAAAAAGCAAAAGAAATCCTTCATACTCAGTACCCATACTATGGTGTAATGATGGTAAAAATGGGTGATGCAGACGGTATGGTATCCGGTGCATGCCATTCTACAGCAGACACACTTCGTCCATGTCTGCAGATCCTGAAAACCAAACCGGGAACAAAACTTGTATCCGCATTTTTCCTGATCGTAGTTCCGGATTGCGAATATGGTGCAAACGGTGCATTTGTATTTGCTGACTCTGGTCTGAACCAGAATCCGACTCCGGAAGAACTTTCTGCAATCGCAGCATCTTCAGCAGAATCCTTCCAGCTTCTTGTTCAGGAAGAACCAGTCGTTGCAATGCTTTCACACTCTACAAAGGGAAGTGCAAAACATCCGGACGTAGATAAGATGGTAGAAGCTACAAGAATCGCAAAAGAAGAACATCCGGAACTCAAACTGGATGGAGAGTTCCAGCTTGACGCAGCAATCGTACCTAGCGTTGGTGCTTCTAAAGCTCCGGGAAGTGAAGTTGCAGGTAAAGCAAACGTTCTTGTATTCCCTGACCTTGATGCAGGAAACATCGGATATAAACTTGCTCAGCGTCTTGGAAAAGCAGAAGCTTACGGACCTGTTACACAGGGTATCGCAAAACCAGTCAATGACCTCTCCAGAGGATGCTCTGCAGATGATATCGTTGGTGTTGTTGCTATCACAGCTGTACAGTGCCAGGCTGAAGACAAATAA
- a CDS encoding acetate kinase, translated as MNVLVINCGSSSLKYQLINSDTEDVLAKGLCERIGIDGRLVYQKAGLDKEITECAMPTHKEAIQFVLDALTNEKTGAIKSLKEVDAIGHRVVHGGEKFAASAVITDEMIAAVKECNDLAPLHNPANLIGIDVCSELMPGVPQVGVFDTAFHQTMPAKAYLYGLPIEYYKKYKVRRYGFHGTSHSFVSKRAVEFLGLDKDNSKVIVCHLGNGSSISAVQNGKCVDTTMGLTPLEGVVMGTRSGNIDPAIVEFIAKKENLDIAGVMNVLNKKSGLQGMSGVGSDMRDIRAAIADGNEDAKNAYDVLCYGIAKFVGGYVAAMNGVDAIVFTAGIGENVGQLRKDVCNYFGYLGVEIDDKANDTFSEEIVISTPNSKVKVAVIPTNEELAICRDTVALVK; from the coding sequence ATGAATGTATTGGTAATTAACTGCGGAAGTTCCTCCCTGAAATATCAGCTCATCAACTCTGATACAGAGGATGTTCTGGCAAAGGGTCTTTGCGAGAGAATCGGAATCGACGGAAGACTGGTTTATCAGAAAGCCGGACTTGATAAAGAAATCACAGAGTGTGCAATGCCTACACACAAAGAAGCTATCCAGTTTGTACTGGATGCTCTTACAAACGAAAAAACAGGCGCTATCAAGAGCCTGAAAGAAGTAGATGCAATCGGACATCGTGTCGTACATGGTGGAGAAAAATTTGCAGCTTCTGCAGTGATCACAGATGAAATGATCGCAGCAGTAAAAGAGTGTAACGATCTTGCACCACTTCATAACCCGGCAAACCTGATCGGTATTGATGTCTGCTCTGAGCTTATGCCAGGTGTACCGCAGGTTGGTGTATTTGATACAGCTTTCCATCAGACAATGCCTGCAAAAGCATATCTGTACGGACTTCCGATCGAATACTACAAAAAATACAAAGTAAGAAGATATGGTTTCCACGGAACTTCACACAGCTTTGTATCCAAACGTGCTGTAGAATTCCTTGGACTTGACAAAGACAACTCCAAAGTTATTGTTTGCCATCTTGGAAACGGATCTTCCATCAGTGCTGTTCAGAACGGCAAATGTGTAGATACAACTATGGGACTTACACCACTTGAGGGCGTTGTTATGGGAACTCGTTCCGGTAATATTGATCCGGCAATTGTTGAATTCATTGCAAAGAAAGAAAACCTTGACATCGCAGGTGTTATGAATGTGCTGAACAAGAAATCCGGTCTTCAGGGTATGTCCGGAGTCGGCAGTGATATGCGTGACATCAGAGCTGCTATCGCAGATGGAAACGAAGATGCTAAGAATGCTTATGATGTACTTTGCTATGGTATCGCTAAATTTGTTGGCGGTTATGTAGCAGCTATGAACGGTGTAGATGCAATTGTATTTACAGCTGGTATTGGTGAGAATGTAGGCCAGCTTCGTAAAGATGTCTGCAATTATTTCGGATATCTTGGCGTTGAAATCGATGACAAAGCAAATGATACATTTAGCGAAGAAATTGTTATCTCTACTCCAAATTCAAAAGTTAAAGTTGCAGTTATTCCTACAAACGAAGAACTTGCAATCTGCAGAGATACAGTAGCGCTGGTTAAATAA
- a CDS encoding sugar ABC transporter ATP-binding protein, whose product MSQSLLKAEHIKISFGNVHALRDVSLEILPGEIHCLAGENGCGKSTIIKIISGVYQRDGGTIEFNGQKIDKISPIDAINLGIQVIYQDFALFPNLTVAENLALNTELASRKKTVSWKNVRKIAEEAVSKINFQVDLDEKVEKLTVAQKQMVAISRALMSNAKLIIMDEPTTALTKKEVSALFKIILKLKEQGIAILFISHKLDEVFEISDRFTIFRDGELVATGSTKELDDKKFTYYMTGREFSDNIFVPKNVSDKPVFELKHLTLNGSFSDINLSLRRGEILGITGLLDSGRTELGLSMFGLKPADSGQIIKDGKEIKLTSPREAIANSIGYVPEDRLSEGLFLTQSIGDNIIISEIDKLKKKNGQFDLKKRDEEIEKWVKELEIKTKNPNNPATTLSGGNQQRIVLAKWLACNLDVLILNGPTVGVDIGSKHDIHMVLQRLANQGLGVIIISDDLPEVIQNCSRVLVIKNGKIKSEYDTQNVSEQMIIDDMM is encoded by the coding sequence ATGTCTCAGAGTTTATTGAAAGCAGAGCATATAAAGATTTCCTTTGGAAATGTACATGCCCTTAGAGATGTATCTTTGGAGATTTTACCTGGTGAGATACACTGTCTTGCCGGAGAGAATGGTTGCGGAAAATCAACTATTATCAAAATTATATCCGGTGTCTATCAGAGAGATGGCGGAACAATTGAATTTAACGGACAGAAAATCGATAAGATTTCCCCGATTGATGCGATCAATCTTGGAATTCAGGTTATTTATCAGGATTTTGCACTTTTCCCTAATCTGACAGTTGCAGAAAATCTGGCACTTAATACAGAACTTGCATCACGTAAGAAAACAGTAAGTTGGAAAAATGTAAGAAAGATTGCTGAAGAAGCAGTATCCAAAATTAATTTCCAGGTTGATCTGGATGAAAAAGTAGAAAAACTTACGGTAGCTCAGAAACAGATGGTCGCAATCAGCCGCGCATTGATGTCAAATGCAAAGCTGATTATCATGGATGAGCCGACAACAGCGCTGACCAAAAAAGAAGTAAGCGCATTGTTTAAAATTATTTTGAAATTAAAGGAACAGGGAATTGCAATCCTGTTTATCAGTCATAAATTGGATGAGGTATTTGAAATTTCTGATCGATTCACAATTTTCAGGGATGGTGAATTGGTTGCTACAGGCAGTACAAAAGAACTGGATGATAAGAAATTCACCTATTACATGACAGGAAGAGAGTTTTCCGACAATATATTTGTTCCGAAAAATGTCTCCGACAAGCCGGTTTTTGAACTGAAACATCTTACTCTGAATGGCTCTTTTTCAGATATTAACCTCAGTCTTCGAAGAGGAGAGATTCTTGGAATTACAGGACTTTTGGATTCTGGTCGTACTGAATTGGGCCTGTCTATGTTTGGTCTGAAGCCTGCGGATTCCGGTCAGATCATAAAAGATGGAAAAGAAATTAAGCTTACCAGCCCAAGAGAGGCTATTGCCAATAGTATTGGATATGTTCCTGAGGACCGACTGTCAGAAGGCCTTTTTCTTACCCAGTCGATTGGTGACAACATCATCATTTCTGAGATTGACAAACTGAAAAAGAAAAATGGACAGTTTGATCTGAAGAAGAGAGATGAAGAAATTGAAAAATGGGTTAAAGAACTGGAGATCAAGACAAAAAATCCAAACAATCCGGCAACAACTCTTTCAGGAGGTAACCAGCAGCGAATCGTACTTGCAAAATGGCTTGCATGTAATCTGGATGTGCTCATCCTGAATGGCCCGACAGTAGGTGTGGATATCGGTTCCAAACATGATATTCATATGGTTCTGCAGCGACTTGCCAACCAGGGGCTTGGTGTTATTATCATTTCTGATGATCTTCCGGAAGTTATACAGAACTGTTCCAGAGTTCTTGTTATCAAGAATGGAAAGATCAAATCCGAATATGATACCCAGAATGTCAGTGAACAGATGATCATTGACGATATGATGTAG
- a CDS encoding ABC transporter ATP-binding protein, with protein sequence MLKISHISKTFNPGTVNEKKAIEDLSLELKQGDFATIIGSNGAGKSTLFNAICGDFLTDTGSIELDNKDITFMPQHARARSIGRLYQDPMRGTAPGMTIEENLALAAGKGGWLSHTTRQEKERFREELKKLDIGLEERMSHPVGLLSGGQRQALTLLMATMNPPKLLLLDEHTAALDPGTAEKVLNLTRRIVEEHQLTCLMITHNMQSAIELGNRILMMDSGNIVLDIGGEEKKNMTVEGLLEKFRSGAGKALDNDRILLSD encoded by the coding sequence ATGTTAAAAATCAGCCATATTTCCAAGACATTTAATCCGGGAACAGTAAACGAGAAAAAAGCAATTGAGGATTTATCTCTGGAACTGAAACAGGGAGATTTTGCAACGATCATTGGCTCCAATGGCGCTGGAAAGTCCACGTTATTCAATGCAATCTGCGGAGATTTCCTGACCGATACAGGCTCGATCGAACTGGATAACAAAGATATCACATTTATGCCGCAGCATGCACGGGCAAGAAGCATTGGACGGCTTTATCAGGATCCGATGCGTGGAACTGCACCGGGCATGACGATTGAAGAAAATCTTGCGCTTGCAGCAGGTAAGGGAGGATGGCTTTCACATACGACTCGTCAGGAAAAAGAACGCTTTCGTGAAGAATTGAAGAAACTGGATATTGGTCTTGAAGAACGGATGAGCCATCCGGTAGGGCTTCTTTCCGGTGGACAGAGACAGGCACTGACACTTCTGATGGCGACAATGAATCCGCCGAAACTTCTTCTTTTGGATGAACATACAGCAGCACTTGATCCTGGCACAGCAGAAAAAGTTCTGAATCTTACCAGACGGATCGTAGAAGAACATCAGCTTACCTGTCTGATGATCACACACAATATGCAGTCTGCGATTGAACTTGGTAACCGTATCCTGATGATGGACTCCGGTAATATTGTGCTTGATATCGGAGGCGAAGAAAAGAAAAATATGACAGTAGAGGGACTTCTGGAGAAATTCAGAAGTGGCGCTGGTAAAGCACTCGATAATGACCGTATCCTGCTGTCCGATTAA
- a CDS encoding nucleotidyltransferase, with the protein MKVTGIIAEYNPFHRGHRYQIDYCREKLKSDYVIIAMSGDFVQRGAPALLPKHLRAEMALRCGADLVLEMPVSVSTASAETFAMAGVSILDNLHVVEQLCFGSEYGEVSALQELAAVLVKEPKEYRVLLKTFLSEGLSFPAARSQALIEYFKDPHHFEGDDFDGILTPLLTQIVQILNLPNNILGIEYCKALLRLDSSIRPVTLKRQGMGYHETFPDQQTASSSLNFASASAIRNALKSGFGTNEILGELPDNAALVLETAVNKNEFLLEDDFSLLLQYCLLNETPESLISYTDMSKDLAARICNQINHFENFTQFTELLKTKELTYTRIQRALLHTILKIREQPKGIPYARVLGFRKSSSPLLKEIKQHTTIPVITKAADASGILSADGQKIWNDNLRASNIYESILAQKTGRPFVHEYQKQLVLL; encoded by the coding sequence TTGAAAGTAACCGGAATTATTGCAGAATACAATCCTTTCCACAGAGGGCACAGATATCAGATTGATTATTGCAGGGAAAAGCTGAAATCAGACTACGTGATCATCGCCATGAGCGGTGATTTCGTCCAGCGCGGTGCTCCTGCTCTCCTTCCCAAACATCTGCGTGCAGAAATGGCACTTCGATGCGGTGCCGATCTTGTACTTGAAATGCCGGTGTCCGTAAGTACTGCCAGTGCAGAGACATTTGCCATGGCCGGTGTTTCCATACTGGACAATCTGCATGTCGTTGAACAGCTCTGTTTTGGAAGTGAATATGGTGAAGTTTCTGCACTGCAGGAACTTGCTGCTGTCCTTGTAAAAGAACCCAAAGAATACCGTGTACTTCTGAAAACTTTTTTGAGCGAAGGGCTGTCTTTCCCCGCTGCCAGAAGCCAGGCGCTGATCGAATATTTCAAAGATCCTCATCATTTTGAGGGAGACGATTTTGATGGTATTCTGACGCCACTTCTCACTCAAATCGTACAGATTTTAAATTTACCAAACAACATCCTTGGCATCGAATACTGTAAAGCATTGCTCCGTTTAGATAGTTCCATCCGGCCGGTCACTTTGAAACGCCAGGGAATGGGATACCATGAAACGTTTCCGGATCAACAGACCGCTTCATCATCATTAAATTTTGCTTCTGCTTCCGCGATCCGAAATGCTTTAAAATCAGGTTTTGGCACCAATGAAATTCTAGGGGAACTTCCGGACAATGCCGCATTGGTTCTGGAAACTGCTGTTAATAAAAATGAATTTCTGCTGGAAGATGACTTTTCTCTTCTGTTGCAGTATTGTCTGTTAAACGAAACTCCTGAATCACTTATCAGCTATACTGATATGTCAAAAGATCTTGCTGCCAGAATTTGCAATCAGATCAATCATTTTGAAAATTTCACACAGTTCACAGAACTTCTGAAAACCAAAGAACTGACTTATACCAGAATTCAGCGCGCTTTGCTCCATACCATCCTGAAGATAAGGGAACAACCAAAAGGAATACCATATGCACGTGTCCTGGGATTCAGAAAATCTTCTTCCCCTCTGCTTAAAGAAATCAAGCAGCATACAACTATCCCTGTCATCACGAAAGCTGCCGATGCCTCGGGAATTCTTTCAGCAGACGGACAGAAAATATGGAATGATAATCTGAGAGCTTCCAATATCTATGAAAGTATTCTGGCTCAGAAAACAGGGCGTCCTTTTGTTCATGAATATCAAAAACAGCTGGTCCTTTTATAG
- the tnpA gene encoding IS200/IS605 family transposase has translation MDSNSLSHTKWNCKYHIVFAPKYRRKVAYGKIKQDIANILSMLCKRKGVKIVEAEICPDHVHMLVEIPPSISVSYFVGYLKGKSTLMIFERHANLKYKYGNRHFWCRGYYVDTVGKNAKKIQEYIANQLQEDLEYDQMTLKEYIDPFTGEPVKPNK, from the coding sequence ATGGATAGTAATAGTTTATCACATACAAAATGGAATTGTAAGTATCATATTGTATTTGCACCAAAATATAGAAGAAAAGTAGCATATGGAAAAATAAAGCAGGATATAGCGAATATTTTGAGTATGTTATGTAAGAGAAAAGGTGTAAAAATTGTAGAAGCGGAAATATGTCCAGATCATGTACACATGCTAGTAGAAATTCCACCGAGCATAAGTGTATCGTATTTTGTAGGGTACTTAAAAGGAAAAAGTACACTTATGATATTTGAAAGACATGCAAATTTAAAATATAAATATGGAAATAGACATTTCTGGTGTCGAGGATATTATGTAGATACGGTAGGGAAAAATGCAAAGAAAATACAGGAATATATAGCAAATCAGTTACAAGAAGATTTGGAATATGACCAGATGACACTGAAAGAGTATATTGACCCGTTCACGGGTGAGCCAGTAAAACCGAACAAATAA
- a CDS encoding autoinducer 2 ABC transporter substrate-binding protein — translation MKKAIVMTLCAAMAVGMIGSVSTVYAADADIASDDAIKKAADEGWEIAVVPKDSTNPWFVRMDTGVKEVADETGVNCYQIDTGTIDATKQAQLVEDLIAQGVDAICVVPVDMESMDSTLKKAKDAGIVVITHEGADLKNVDYDIEAFSNEGYGAFIMQNLAEAMGEEGVYTTMVASLTNGSHNEWADAAVEYQKEHYPNMTLLEDNPRVESDDNGDTAYNVAKELIKTYPDLKGIMGTSSFDAPGVARAIQELGLVDKFFTSGTGMPADNAELLKSGVIKSLTLWDPAKSGEAMVDLACKVLAGEEIGAPVNLNVDGYTEMNFREGSETVLEGQGWITIDADNVDDFGF, via the coding sequence ATGAAAAAAGCAATCGTTATGACTTTATGTGCAGCTATGGCAGTTGGGATGATCGGATCAGTTTCTACAGTATATGCTGCGGATGCAGATATTGCATCTGATGATGCTATTAAAAAAGCGGCTGACGAAGGTTGGGAAATTGCTGTTGTACCGAAGGATTCCACCAATCCATGGTTCGTTCGCATGGACACCGGCGTTAAGGAAGTAGCTGACGAAACAGGAGTTAACTGCTACCAGATTGATACAGGTACAATTGATGCTACAAAACAGGCTCAGCTGGTTGAGGACCTGATTGCTCAGGGCGTAGATGCAATCTGTGTAGTTCCAGTTGATATGGAATCCATGGACTCTACATTAAAGAAAGCAAAAGATGCAGGTATTGTAGTTATTACCCATGAAGGCGCAGATCTTAAAAATGTAGACTACGATATCGAAGCATTCTCTAATGAAGGCTATGGTGCTTTCATCATGCAGAACCTTGCTGAAGCAATGGGGGAAGAAGGCGTTTATACGACAATGGTAGCTTCCCTTACAAATGGTTCTCATAATGAATGGGCAGATGCAGCCGTTGAATACCAGAAAGAGCATTATCCGAACATGACACTTCTGGAAGATAATCCGCGTGTAGAGTCTGATGATAACGGTGATACCGCATATAATGTTGCAAAAGAACTGATCAAAACATATCCGGATCTGAAAGGTATCATGGGAACTTCTTCTTTCGATGCACCTGGTGTTGCACGTGCGATTCAGGAACTTGGCCTTGTTGACAAATTCTTTACATCCGGTACAGGAATGCCGGCAGACAATGCTGAACTGCTGAAATCCGGTGTTATCAAATCCCTTACTCTGTGGGATCCTGCAAAATCCGGTGAAGCAATGGTTGACCTTGCATGCAAAGTACTTGCAGGTGAGGAGATTGGTGCTCCTGTAAATCTTAACGTTGATGGTTATACAGAAATGAACTTCCGTGAAGGATCTGAAACAGTTCTTGAAGGACAGGGCTGGATTACAATCGATGCAGACAACGTTGATGATTTTGGATTCTAA
- a CDS encoding ABC transporter permease, protein MLSLGETALKLGLICSLTVLALFLSYSMLNVCDLSTDGCFTFGAAVGAVVAVSGHPFLSIIAAMAAGIISGFVTAILQTKLGVDSLLAGIIVNTALYSVNIAVMGGSSLINMNRTTTVFTMMKDTLAGTPLKGREDIIIAAIAVILVIIFLVFFLKTRLGLAIRATGNNSDMVKSSSINPVFTTVIGLCVANAFTALSGCLLSQSQKSVDINIGQGMVTIALASLLIGGTILGHGGIFVRAVGMVLGSFIFRLVYTIALRFNMPAFMLKLVSSVIVVLAISGPYLKKQWPQIRRRMTHTKGGR, encoded by the coding sequence ATGCTCTCCCTTGGAGAGACTGCTCTGAAGCTTGGACTGATCTGTTCTTTGACAGTTCTTGCTCTGTTTCTTAGTTATTCTATGCTGAATGTCTGCGATCTTTCTACAGACGGCTGCTTTACTTTTGGCGCTGCTGTAGGAGCCGTAGTAGCTGTGAGTGGGCATCCTTTTCTGTCTATTATAGCTGCTATGGCGGCAGGTATTATATCAGGATTTGTAACGGCGATCCTGCAGACAAAGCTCGGTGTAGACAGTCTGCTTGCCGGAATCATTGTTAACACTGCACTGTATTCGGTGAATATTGCAGTGATGGGAGGTTCTTCTCTTATTAATATGAACCGGACGACCACCGTGTTTACCATGATGAAAGATACACTTGCAGGCACTCCGCTGAAAGGAAGAGAAGATATCATTATTGCAGCGATCGCAGTGATCCTCGTGATCATATTTCTGGTATTTTTCCTGAAAACAAGACTTGGTCTTGCAATCAGGGCAACTGGAAATAATTCAGATATGGTAAAATCATCTTCGATCAATCCGGTGTTTACAACAGTAATTGGTCTTTGCGTAGCAAATGCATTTACAGCACTTTCCGGATGTCTTTTGTCCCAGTCACAGAAATCTGTAGATATCAATATTGGCCAGGGTATGGTAACGATTGCACTGGCATCTCTGCTGATCGGAGGTACGATTCTGGGACATGGTGGAATCTTTGTAAGAGCAGTGGGAATGGTTCTTGGTTCATTTATCTTCCGCCTTGTATATACGATTGCACTTCGGTTTAATATGCCGGCATTTATGTTGAAACTGGTATCCTCTGTCATTGTTGTTCTTGCAATATCTGGTCCATATCTTAAGAAACAGTGGCCACAGATTCGAAGAAGAATGACACATACAAAAGGAGGCAGATGA